From the genome of Gryllotalpicola protaetiae:
GCCGACTTCCAGAAATACAGATGCGGCACGAGCAGCCTGGCCGGGCCTCCGTGCTCGGCGGCGAGCGGCTTGCCGTCGAACTCCCACGCGACCCACGCCTTGCCGCCGAGCAGATCGGCGAGCGGCACGTTCGTCGTGTAGCCGCCGTACGAGTGCGCCATCGTGTACTGGAACTCGTGGCTGATGCCCTCGAAGAGCGTGTCGATCGCGACACCGCGCCAGGTCGTGCCGAGCTTCGACCAGCTGGTGACGCAGTGGATGTCCTTGGTGATCTCCTCCTGCGGAAGGGCCATGAACTCAGACCAGGTCCATACCTTCTGCTGGCCGCGGCCGAGGTTCAGCGTGAAAGTCCACTGCTCGAGCGGAATACGGGGGGTCGGCCCCGCGGAGAGCACGGGGAAGCTCTCGGTCAGGTACTGACCGGGTGGCAGTGACGGATCGCTGCGGCGACGGCCCAGGAAGCCGGACGAGATGAGCGCCATGGGCTGAGACTAAGGTCCCCGCCCATGGCGCACAAGGAGACGAAACGGTTCAGGCGAACCTAGCGACGACCGCGGATGATGGCCTGCTTCACTTCGGCGATCGCCTGGGTGATCTGGATGCCGCGCGGGCACGCCTCGGTGCAGTTGAAGGTCGTGCGGCAGCGCCACACGCCCTCCTTGTCGTTCAAGATATCCAGGCGCACCTGCGACTCGTCGTCGCGCGAGTCGAAGATGAAGCGGTGCGCGTTCACGATCGCGGCGGGGCCGAAGTACTGGCCGTCGGTCCAGAACACGGGGCACGACGAGGTGCACGCCGCGCACAGGATGCACTTGGTGGTGTCGTCGAAGCGCTCACGGTCCGCGGCCGACTGCAGGCGCTCCTTGCCCTGATGCGTCGGCTGGTGCGACTGCAGGAACGGCTGCACCTCGCGGAAGGACTCGAAGAACGGGTCCATGTTGACGATCAGGTCTTTTTCGAGGGGGAGCCCCTTGATCGCCTCGACGTAGACCGGCTTCGACAGGTCGAGGTCCTTCATCAGCGTCTTGCAGGCGAGCCGGTTGCGGCCGTTGATGCGCATCGCGTCGGAGCCGCAGACGCCGTGCGCGCACGAGCGGCGGAAGCTGAGCGACCCATCCTGCTCCCACTTGATCTTGTGCAGCACGTCGAGCACGCGATCGGTCGAGTACACCTCGACGTCGTAGTCGACCCAGCGCGGCTCGCTGTCGGTCTCGGGGTCGTAGCGGCGGATGATGACGGTCGCGAGGACCACGTCGACGGACGGCGCGGCGCTCGGAGCCTCTGCCTGCTGGCCGCCCTCGTTCCTCGTGCCAGTTGCGATCGACATCAGTACTTCCTCTCCATCGGCGGGTACAGCAGCTCGCCGTCCGCGCCCTTCACGAACACCACAGGCTTGTAGTCGAGCTTGATGTGGTCCTCCGGGTCGGGCGAGGTGGCGTCGCCCGTCAGGTAGGCCATCGTGTGCTTCATCCAGTTCTCGTCGTCGCGCTTCTGGAAGTCCTCGCGCATGTGGCCGCCACGGGATTCCTCGCGGTTCATGGCCGAGTACACGACCACCTCGGCGAGGTCGAGCAGGAAGCCGAGCTCGATCGCCTCGAGCAGGTCGGTGTTGAAGCGGGCGCCGCGGTCGTGGATGCCGATGTTCTTGTAGCGCTGACGCAGGTCGTGGATGATGTGCAGCATCTCGCGCAGCGAGTCCGCCGTGCGGTAGACCTGCGCCTTGTCATCCATGTTCTCTTGCAGGGTCTTGCGCAGCACGGCGATGTTCTCTGACCCGCTCGCGCCCTTCACCTGCTCGACAAGCGCCTGCACGCTCGCCGCCGGGTCCTCGGGCAGCGGCGCGAACTCGACGCCGCCGAGGACGTAGGCGACCGCGTTCTGGCCGGCGCGCTTGCCGAACACGTTGATGTCGAGCAGCGAGTTCGTGCCGAGGCGGTTCGAGCCGTGCACCGACACGCAGGCGCATTCGCCCGCGGCGTACAGCCCGGGCACGGGCGTCGCGTTGTCGAGGAGCACCTCTGCGTCGTTGTTGGTGGGGATGCCGCCCATCGCGTAGTGCGCGGTCGGCATCACGGGCACCGGCTCGACGACGGGATCGATGCCGAGGTAGAGGCGCGCGAACTCGGTGATGTCCGGCAGCTTGGTCTCGAGGATCTCGGCGCCCAGGTGCGTGCAGTCGAGCAGCACGTAGTCCTTGTTGGGGCCGGCGCCGCGGCCCTCGCGCACCTCCTGCACCATGCAGCGGGCGACGATGTCGCGGGGCGCCAGGTCCTTGATGGTCGGCGCGTAGCGCTCCATAAAACGCTCGCCCGATGCGTTGCGCAGGATCGCGCCCTCACCGCGCGCGCCCTCGGTGAGCAGGATGCCGAGACCGGCGAGGCCGGTCGGGTGGAACTGGAAGAACTCCATGTCCTCGAGCGGCAGCCCGCGGCGCCAGATCATGCCGACGCCGTCACCGGTGAGGGTGTGCGCGTTCGACGTGGTCTTGAACATCTTGCCGAAGCCGCCGGTCGCGAAGATCACGGCCTTCGCCTGGAAGACGTGCAGCTCGCCGGTGGCGAGCTCGTAGGCGACGACGCCCGAGACCTTGCCCTCGGTGTAGAGCAGGTCGAGCGCGTAGTACTCGTTGAAGAAGTTGACCCCGTACTTGACGCAGTTCTGGAACAGCGTCTGCAGGATCATGTGGCCCGTGCGGTCGGCCGCGTAGCAGGCGCGGCGCACCGGAGCCTTGCCGTGGTCGCGGGTGTGGCCGCCGAAGCGGCGCTGGTCGATCTTGCCCTCGGGCGTGCGGTTGAACGGCAGGCCCATGTTCTCGAGGTCGATGACGGCGTCGATCGCCTCTTTGGCGAGGATCTGCGCGGCATCCTGGTCGACCAGGTAGTCGCCGCCCTTGATCGTGTCGTACGTGTGCCACTCGGCGTTGTCCTCTTCGACGTTCGCGAGCGCCGCAGCCATGCCGCCCTGCGCCGCGCCCGTGTGCGAGCGCGTCGGGTACAGCTTGGTGATCACTCCAACGCTCACCGAGGTGCCCTGAGACGCCTCGGCCGCGGCGATCGCCGCGCGCATGCCTGCGCCGCCGGCGCCGATGATCACGATGTCGAACTGGTGGTGGTGGACGGTCACGTTCTCGTTCTCTGTTCGGACTCTGCTGGACGAACCGCTGCTATTTGCAGAAGCTCAGGCTCGGGTCGGTCGGGCACGGGTCGAAGGCCGTGACCGTGTAGGTGCCGAGGATGATCAGGATGACGACTGCGAGCAGGATGCCCCACTTGAGCACCCGGTTGATCGTGACGTTGTGCGCGTAGTCGTTCACGAGCGTGCGCATGCCGTTGCCGCCATGGATGAGCGCGAGCCACAGCATCAGCCCGTCCCACACGCGCCAGAACGGGTTCGCCCACTTGCCGGCGACGAACGCCCAGTCGACGGCGGCGATGCCCTGGCCTGCGACGAGGTTCACGAAGAGGTGGCCGAAGATCAGGATCACGAGCACGACGCCCGAGACCCGCATGTAGATCCAGCCCCACTTCTCCCAGTTGGTGCGGCGCTTCTTCCGCGCGGATGCCGGGGTGCGCGGGCTCTCGATGGTGGTCGTCATGGCTAGTGCACCTCCTGGCTCATGTGGTAGATCTGCGTCGGCACGAAGCCGGCGACGAGGATCGCCCAGATGATCACGACGACCCAGAACAGCAGGCGCTGGTTGCGGGCGGCCCAGCGGGACAGGTCGACGGCGATGATGCGCAGGCCGTTGATCGCGTGGAAGCAGATCGCCGCGACGAGGCCCATCTCGCCGATGCCGAGAAGCGTGTTCTTGTAGGTGCCGATGACGGCGTTATATGCCTCTGGCGAGATGTTCAGCACGACCGAGTCGAGCACGTGAACGAGCAGGAAGAAGAAGATCGCGACGCCGGTGATGCGGTGCAGCACCCAGGACCACATGCCTTCGCGGCCCCGATAGAGGGTCCCGCCGGGCCGGGACGGCCTCGGCTTCGGGACATCGATCGTCTGGCTTGACACGAACAACCCTCCCTGGCTGTGCGAGCGGATGCTGCGATGCATCCGTCTTCTGCTCGTTCAGTCTAGGTGCGCGCCCAGGCGGCCGGCAGTAAGGCCACCCTAATTTATCTCGACGTCAAGACAAATCGGGGGCGATCAGAGCCAGTTGCGGCGCCGGAACCAGAAGTACAGCCCGAAGCCGAGCACGAACATCAGCAGCACCGCGAACGGGTAGCCGAGCGTCCAATGCAACTCGGGCATGTCGTTGAAGTTCATGCCGTAGATGCTCGCGATCAGGGTGGGAGCGAACAGGATCGCCGCCCACGCGGAGATCCTCTTCGTGTCCTCGCCCTGCTGGTGGCTGAGCTCCGAGAGCGCCTGCATGCGGGCGTTCTGCCGCTCGCTGACCAGGGTCGCGTTGACCGTCAGGATGTCGCGCAGCATCGACCGGAAACCGTCGACCCGCTCGCTGACGACCGTGAGGTGGTCGGCTACGTCGCGCAGGTTGCGCTGCAGCTCCTCGTTGACGTGGTACTTCTCCGCCCCTGCCTGCAGGCTGTCGACGACCGTCGCGAGCGGGTGGATCGCCCGCTGGAAGTCGATGACCTCGCTCGAGAGCTCGTAGATGCGCCGCGACACCTGGGCGTCGAGGTTCTCGAACACCTGCGTCTCGATCTCGTCGATGTCGTTGGCGAGGCCCGCGACGACCGGGGCGTACTCGTCGACGACCGTGTCGATGATGGCGAACAGCACCGCCTGGGTTCCCATCGCGAGCAGCTCGGGGTCCGCCTCCATGCGGCGGCGGACATGCGAGAGGTCGGGCGACTCGCTGTGCCGCACCGTGATCACGAAGTTCGGTCCGACGAAGACGTGCAGTTCGCCGAATGCGACCTCTTCCGGAACGTCGAGGTAGTCGGCTGCGCGCAGCACGACGAACAGGGTGTCGTCGTACCGCTCGAGCTTCGGACGCTGGTGCGCCGCGATCGCGTCTTCCACCGCGAGCTCGTGCAGGTCGAACTCCTCGGCTAGCGAGTGGATCTCGGCCTGCGACGGGCGGTAGAGCCCGATCCACGCCATGCCGCCTGGGGTGTCGTGCAGCGCACGGAAAGTGTCGGCGAGCGACGTGGGGGAGGCGACGCGGATGCCGTCGAGGTAGATCGCCGAGTCGACGATGGTGCGCCGGCCGGGTCTCGTCGGGGTGGGCGCCGTGCTCGGCGCCGAGGGACTCGATGCAGCGTTCCGACGGTTCACGAACGGCATCGGCGGCAGGACACGGAGTCTGCGCTGGGCCATGACTGACACCTCCCCGGCTGACGAGGGCACGCCTGGCGCGTGCCAACCCTTGAGGGTACCCCCGGCGCTTATGTAGGCGTGTGCGCGGGTGAAACGACACGTTTGCGCGAGAAAGCTCACCCGCGCACACGCGATTTCACCCGCGCACACGTCACGCGGAGACGCGCGCGCGGTGCGCGGCGCGGACTTCGGCGATCGAGGCCTCGTAGTGCGCGAACAGCTCCTCGCAGATCGCCGCCCACGAGCGATCGAGCACGGCACGCCGACCGGCCTCGCCCATGCGCAGCCGCAGGCTGCCGTCGCCGACGAGCGCCCGCACCTGATTCCGCAGCTCGTAGTCATCGCGGAAGAGGTACCCGTCGGCGCCGTACTCGACGAGGTCGAGCGGCCCACCTGCCGCGGGCGCGACGACGGGCAGGCCAGAGGCGTGCGCCTCCTGCACGGTCTGCCCGAACGTCTCCTCTTCGCCGGTGTGCACGAACACGTCGAGCGCTGAGTACGCGGCGGCGAGCTCGTCGCCGGAGAGGCGGCCGAGGTAGGTGACGGAAAGCGGGCGCAGCGACCTCTGGACGCTCGGCATCGCGGGTCCATCGCCTACGATCGCGAGGCGCATGCCGGGGATGCCGCGCAGGCACCGCAGTCGCTCGACCTGCTTCTCCGGAGCGATGCGCCCGACGTAGCCGACGACGACCTCGCCGTTCGGCGAGAGGAAGTCGCGGTAGCGCCTGGCGAGCGGCGAGACGCGGTTGTTGGGGTGGTAGCGCTCGAGATCGACGCCGCGGCCCCAGCGGGCGAGGCGCTCGACGCCCGCGGCCTCGAGGTCCGCCAGAGATGAGGTCGAGGGCGCCAGGGTGAGCGTCGCCCCGTCGTGCACCCACTTGATGAGGCGCCAGGCGGCACCCTGGGCGAGACCCATGCGATTGCGGCGCGCATAGCCCGCCACATCCGTCTGATAGACGGCGACGGATGCCACGCCGAGCCGGTTCGCCGCCGCGATCGCCTGTGCGCCGAGCAGGAACGGGCTGGCGGCGTGCACGACGTCCGGGCGGAAGTCGGCCAGCATCCGCGCGACCTGCGGGTTGGGCAGCCCGACCGGGAACTGGCGATAGGCCATAGCCGGCACCGTGTGCACCGGGAAGCCCGCGTAGTGGCTCGGCACCTTCGGTGCTGCCGGGCTGATCACCATCGCCTCATGCCCCGCAGCCGCGAGCTGATCGAGGACCCGGCACACGCTGGTGGTGACGCCGTTGACCGTGGGAAGAAAGCTCTCGCTGACCACAGCTACCCGCATGCTCTCGATGTTGGGTTCTGGTCATGGCGCCTCGGTGAACCCGCTGTGAACCGGAAAAGCACACCGGTGTAACTCCCATATGTCGCGGCGGTCCCCGCCCGCCGCGAGTCGCTGCGCGACGCGGCGAGCAAGTAGCCGCGTCGCTACGGCCGGGTAATCGCGCACGTCGCGAGTCGATAAGGTTGCGGGCATGGCCGGATCGAGCGACGCGCTGTCCCGTTTCCACGCTGTGATCCCAGCGGGCGGCGTGGGCTCTCGGCTGTGGCCGCTGTCACGGGCGATCGCCCCGAAGTTCCTCCACGACCTGAGCGGCAGCGGCAACAGCCTGCTGCGCGACACCTGGGACCGCCTCGCACCGCTGTCCGGCAAGGACCGCATCATGGTCGTCACCGGCCGCGCGCACCGTGCAGCGGTGGAGGAGCAGCTGCCCGATCTGCGCGACGCGAACATCGTGCTCGAGGCCGACCCTCGCGACTCGACGGCGGCGATCTGCCTGGCCGCTGCGATCCTGCAGCGCCGTGAGCCGGACGTGATCATCGGCTCGTTCGCGGCGGACCACATCATCAGCCAGGTGCCGCTCTTCGACTCCGCCGTTCGCGAGGCCGTCGTAGCCGCGGACTCCGGGCGCATCGTCACGATCGGCATCCGCCCCACCGAGCCCGCGGTCGGCTTCGGCTACATCAAGCAGGGGGCGCCGCTCGGGGCAGAGGGGGCGCCGAACGCGCGCATGGTCGAGGCCTTCGTCGAGAAGCCCGACCTCGCCACGGCGCGTGGCTACCTGCGCGACGGCAGCTACCTCTGGAACGCGAGCATGTTCATCACGCGCGCCGACGTGCTGCTGAACGAGCTCGCCACGACCAAGCCCGTGCTGCACGAGCAACTGCTCGAGCTCGCCGCCGCGTGGGACGACCAGGCCACGCGCGGACCGGCCGTCGACCGGATCTGGCCGAAGCTCGAGAAGGTCGCGATCGACTACTCGGTGGCCGAGCCGGCCGCCGCCGAGGGCAAGATGGCGGTCGTCCCCGGTCTGTTCCGCTGGGACGACGTCGGTGACTTCGCCTCGCTCGCGAAGGTCAACTCGGGCGGCCGCAAAGCCGACCTCGCGATTCTCGGCGAGAACGCGCGAGTCCTGGCTGACGCCTCGAGCGGCATCGTGGTCAGCGGGTCGAAGCGCATCATCAGCCTCATCGGCGTCAAGGACATCGTCGTCGTCGACACCCCAGATGCCCTCCTCGTCACCACCATCGAGAACGCCCAGCGGGTCAAGTCCGTCGTGGACGCGCTCAAGCTGCAGGGGTCGACGGACGTGCTGTGACAGGCATCCGCGCGCTGGCGTGTAACGGCCCCATTAAGAAGTGCGGTCGCGGTGCGTCGCGCGCCCGCGCGTTGGGTAGCGTCGTCCTGGTGTCCGCGCGCGCACATGCGCGGCACCCTGCAATACCTGTGGAGGGGTAAAAGTGAAAATCACAGCACGAAAGGTGATCGTCTCTGCGATCGCCGTGGCGGGCGGCGTCGCGCTGCTCGCCGGATGCGCTCAGGCGCCGTCCACCTCGAGCGGCGGTTCGACCACCGCCAAGAAGAGCGACTTCCTGCCTTGCATGATCTCGGACTCGGGCGGCTTCGACGACCACTCGTTCAACGAGCTCGGCTACAACGGCCTTCAGGACGCGTCCAAGGCACTTGGCGTCAAGCCGAAGACGGCCGAGTCGAAGACCGACGCCGACTACGCGCCGAACATCTCGAGCATGGTGTCGCAGAACTGCAACCTGATCATCACGGTCGGCTTCAACCTCGCCGACGCGACGAAGGCGGCTGCGGCGCAGAACCCCGACACCAACTTCGCGATCATCGACGACAACTCGATCACCGCCGACAACGTGCAGCCGATCATCTTCGACACCGCACAGGCGGCGTTCCTCGGCGGCTACGCGGCGGCGAGCTTCTCGAAGTCCGGCGTCGTCGGCACCTTCGGCGGCATGCAGATCCCGACCGTGACCATCTTCATGGACGGCTTTGCCGACGGCGTCGCGTACTTCAACAAGCAGAAGAACAAGGACGTCAAGGTCGTCGGCTGGAACGTCGACAGCCAGAAGGGCTCGTTCACGGGCGGCTTCGACGCCAACGACACCGCGCAGAACACGGCCCAGGGCATCATCGACCAGGGCGCCGACGTGATCATGCCGGTCGGCGGCCCGATCTACCAGTCGGCCGCGACCGCCATCAAGAACTCGGGCAAGTCGATCGCGCTGATCGGCGTCGACGCTGATGTCTACAACACCGACCCGTCGGTGCGCAGCATCCTGCTCACCTCGGTCATGAAGGGCATCCAGCCCTCCGTCGAGAACGTCGTCAAGAGCGCCGCAGCCGGCAAGTTCAGCAACACCCCGTACGTCGGAACGCTGAAGAACGACGGCGTGGGCCTCGCCCCGTTCCACGACTTCGAGTCCAAGGTGGACCCGGGTCTGCAGGGTGAGATCGACAAGATCAAGGCGGGAATCATCGACGGGTCGATCACGGTCAACTCGCCCGCATCCCCCAAGTCCTGATCCAGTAGATCCTGAAGCGGTCGGCCGGGGACGATCTCCCCGGCCGACCGTTCTCTATCTGTCGCCCGACCCGGGCGGAAAGGTAGCGTCTTCCCCATGAAGCTCGAACTGCGCGGAATCACCAAGCGCTTCGGCAGCCTCACCGCCAACGACCACATCTCGCTCACCGTCGAGCCCGGTGAGGTGCACTGTCTGCTCGGCGAGAACGGCGCGGGCAAATCCACCCTGATGAACGTGCTCTACGGCCTCTACCAGGCCGACGAGGGCGAGATTCTGCTCGACGACGCGGTGCAGCACTTCGCCGGCCCCGGCGATGCGATGAAGGCCGGTATCGGCATGGTGCATCAGCACTTCATGCTCGTCCCGGTGTTCACCGTCGCCGAGAACGTCATGCTCGGCCATGAGCAGACCAAGGGCCTCGGCCGCCTCGACCTGCCGGCCGCCCGCGCGAAGGTGCGCGAGATCTCGCAGCGCTTCGGCTTCGACGTCGACCCTGACGCGGTCGTCGAGCAGCTGCCCGTCGGCGTGCAGCAGCGCGTCGAGATCATCAAGGCGCTCAGCCGCGACGCGAAGGTGCTCGTCTTCGACGAGCCGACCGCCGTGCTCACCCCGCAGGAGACCGACGAGCTGATGGGCATCATGCGCCAGCTCAAGGCGCAGGGCACCGGCATCGTCTTCATCACCCACAAGCTGCGCGAGGTGCGCGAGGTCGCCGACCGCATCACCGTCATCCGCCTCGGCAAGGTCGTCGGCGAGGCGTCGCCCACGGCGAGCAACTCCGAGCTCGCGTCCCTCATGGTGGGCCGCGCCGTCGAGCTGACGGTGCAGAAGGACCCGGCGAAGCCGGCGGATGCCGCGCTGGTCGTGAACGGCCTGACGGTGCTCGACGCGTTCGGCCAGAAGGTCGTCAACGACGTCAGCTTCGAGGTGCGGCAGGGCGAGATCCTCGCCGTCGCCGGGGTTCAGGGCAACGGGCAGACCGAGCTCACCGAGGCGCTGCTCGGGCTGCAGCCCAGGGTCGAGGGGTCGATCACCCTCGACGGCACCGAGCTCGTCGGCAAGGGGGTGCGGCAGGTGCTCGACGCCGGCGTCGGCTTCGTGCCGGAGGATCGCAACGAGGACGGGCTGGTCGGCGAGTTCACGATTGCGGAGAATCTGATGCTCGACCGCTCGTCCGGCGCCCCGTTCGTGCGCGGCGCGAACCTGCAGACCAAGGTGCTGAACGCCTTCGCCGAAGAGAAGGTGAGGGAGTTCGACGTGCGCGCCCAGTCGATCCAGACCGCGGTCGGCCGCCTGTCCGGCGGCAACCAGCAGAAGGTCGTGCTCGCCCGCGAGCTGTCCCGCGAGCTGCGCCTGCTCGTCGCCGCGCAGCCCACCCGCGGCCTCGACGTCGGCTCGATCGAGTTCGTGCACAAGCGCATCGTCGCGACCCGCGACGACGGCGTGCCCGTGGTGGTGGTCTCGACCGAGCTCGACGAGGTCGTCGCGCTCGCCGACCGCATCGCAGTGATGTACCGCGGCGGCATCGTCGGCATCGTCCCGGGGGACACCCCGCGCGAGGTGCTGGGCCTCATGATGGCGGGCGAGTCGCCCGAGGTCGCCGGGGAGGCGGCATGAGCGAGACGACCCCTCCGACGGCGCCGGAGCCTGAGCAGCAGGCGTCCGCCGCACCGGCCGCGCCGCAGCCGCCTGCGCCGTCGCCCGTGACCAGCCGCGGGCAGCAGGCGCTGCGCGACATCATGGGCGGCAGCCTCGTGATCTCGGTGCTCGCCGTGTTCCTGGCGCTCGTCGTTGGCGCGGTGCTGATCGCGGTGACCGACCCGACCGTGCAGCAGACCGCCGGCTACTTCTTCGCCCGGCCGTCCGACATGCTGCAGGCGGTGTGGAATGCCGTCGGCGGCGCCTACCGCTCGCTGTTCGAGGGCGCGATCTACAACACCGGGCGGCCCGACTTCGCGGGCGGCATCCAGCCGCTCACCAACACGCTGAGCGCCGCGACGCCGCTGATCTTCGGCGGCCTCGGCATCGCGCTCGCCTTCCGCATCGGCCTGTTCAACATCGGCGGCCAGGGGCAGATCCTCATCGGAGGCGCCTTCGCCGGCTGGGTCGCCTGGTCGTTCCCGATGCCGTTTCCGCTCGCGCTCATCGTCGCGATCCTGGCGGGCATCGTGGGCGGCGCGTTCTGGGCGGGCATCGTCGGCTGGCTGAAGGCGCAGACGGGTGCGCACGAGGTGATCGTGACGATCATGCTCAACTACGTCGCCTTCTATCTGATCTCGTTCCTGCTGCGCACCCCCGGTGCGCTGCAGGCCGCAGGTACGAACAACCCGAAGTCGCCCGCGATCCCCGAGGCGGCGCAGCTGCCCGGCCTGTTCGGCATCCGCTACACGGTCACCTGGGCGTTCGTGCTCGCGATCGCCGCCGCGTTCGCGTACTGGTGGCTGATGAACCGCTCGAACCTCGGCTTCCGGTTCCGTGCGGTCGGCGAGAACCCGAGCGCCGCGCGCACCGCCGGCATCGGCGTCGAGCGCATGTACATCTACGGCATGGCGATCGCCGGCGGCTTCGTCGGACTGGCCGGTGTGAACCAGGTTCTCGCCACCACCCCAGGCGGCTTCTCGTCGGGCTTCGACGCGGGCCTCGGCTTCGACGCGATCACCGTCGCGCTCCTCGGCCGTTCGAAGCCCCTCGGCGTGTTCATCGCCGGTCTGCTGTTCGGCGCGCTCAAGTCCGGCGGCTACGTCATGCAGGCCGCCAACGGCATCCCGATCGACATCGTGCTCATCGTGCAGTCGCTCATCGTGCTGTTCATCGCCGCGCCGCCGCTCGTGCGGGCCATCTTCGGCCTGCCGAAGCCCGGCACCGCCTCGAGGCGCCCCCGTCGTGCCGCGAAGTCCGTCGCGAAGGAGGCCTGAGGCCATGAGCACCATCACCGCAGGCGTCCCCGACGCGTCGCCGATCGTCCTCGAGAAGGTCGATGTGCGCAGCTGGAAAGTGCCGATCGCGCTCAGCATCTTCGCCCTCGGCGCCACCTTGATGTTCATCGTCTTCGCGCGCCCGGGGGAGACGGAGTTCCGTTTCAGTCAGAGCGAGGACTTCTTCCGCATTCCCGACGTCATCATCTCGGCCGCACCGGTCGGCCTCGCCCTCGCCATCGTCTGCGGGATCATGGCCGCGCTGGGCTGGGTCGCCGCATGGCGGCGCATCCGCATCCCCCTCTGGTACACGTCGCTGTTCGCCTTCGTGTTCATGGTCGGATTCCTCACCTGGGCGGCGGCGGGGCAGCGGCCCTTGCCGATCACCTCGCTGCTGCTCGGCGCGGTGACGCTGTCGGTGCCGCTCATCTTCGGCGCGCTCGGCGGGGTCATCGGCGAGCGCGCGGGCGTTGTCAACGTCGCCATCGAGGGCCAGCTGCTCGGCGGAGCGTTCTGCTCTGCGCTGGTCGCCTCGGCGACCGGCTCGATGACGCTCGGCCTCGTGGCTGCCGCCGTCGCCGGCGTTCTCGTCGCGTTCATCCTCGCGGCGTTCGCGATCAAGTACCTCGTCGACCAGGTCATCGTCGGCGTCGTGATCAACGTGCTCGTCACCGGTCTCACGAACTTCGGCTACACGAAGATCCTCGCGGCCGACCCCGAGCATCTGAACCGGCGCATGACGCTGCCCGACCTGCCGATCCCGGGCCTGTCCGAGATCCCGGTCGTCGGCCCGGTCCTCTTCGACCATTCGATCATCGTCTATATCGCCTACGTCGCGGTGGCCGCGGTCTGGTACGGCCTGTTCCACACCAAGTGGGGGCTGCGCGTGCGGGCCGTGGGCGAGCACCCGCAGGCTGCGGACACGGTCGGCATCAGCGTCAACGGCACGCGGTTCTGGAACGTGTCGCTCGCCGGCGCGATCGCCGGCCTCGGCGGGGCGTTCTTCACGCTCGGGTCGGTCGGCCTGTTCACGAAGGAGATGACGGCCGGTCAGGGCTATATCGCCCTCGCCGCGGTCATCTTCGGCCGGTGGGACCCGATCCGCGCGACGCTCGCCGCCCTGCTGTTCGGCTTCGCGACCAACCTGCAGAACACCCTCGGCATCATCGGCTCACCGGTGCCGAGCGAGTTCCTGCTGATGCTGCCGTATCTCGTGACGATCTTCGCCGTGGCAGGTCTCGTCGGGAAGTCGAGAGCCCCCGCCGCCGATGGGAAGCCGTATGTCAAGTAGTTCAGAGGCAGAGCGTTCAGAGGCAGAGCGTTCAGAGACGCAGCGCTCATCGGCACAGGCATCCGCCGTCGATTGGGACGCGTTGCGCCAGGTCGCGACGGATGCCATGCACCTGAGCTACTCGCCGTACTCGCGTTTCCCCGTCGGGGCCGCCGCGATCGTCGACGACGGGCGCACGGTGCGCGGCGCGAACATCGAGAACGCCTCCTACGGTGTGACCCTCTGCGCCGAATGCTCGCTCGTCTCCGACCTCGTGATGAGCGGCGGCGGCAAGCTCGTCGCGTTCACCTGCGTCGACGGGCGCGGTGCCGTG
Proteins encoded in this window:
- a CDS encoding mannose-1-phosphate guanylyltransferase — protein: MAGSSDALSRFHAVIPAGGVGSRLWPLSRAIAPKFLHDLSGSGNSLLRDTWDRLAPLSGKDRIMVVTGRAHRAAVEEQLPDLRDANIVLEADPRDSTAAICLAAAILQRREPDVIIGSFAADHIISQVPLFDSAVREAVVAADSGRIVTIGIRPTEPAVGFGYIKQGAPLGAEGAPNARMVEAFVEKPDLATARGYLRDGSYLWNASMFITRADVLLNELATTKPVLHEQLLELAAAWDDQATRGPAVDRIWPKLEKVAIDYSVAEPAAAEGKMAVVPGLFRWDDVGDFASLAKVNSGGRKADLAILGENARVLADASSGIVVSGSKRIISLIGVKDIVVVDTPDALLVTTIENAQRVKSVVDALKLQGSTDVL
- a CDS encoding ABC transporter ATP-binding protein, which translates into the protein MKLELRGITKRFGSLTANDHISLTVEPGEVHCLLGENGAGKSTLMNVLYGLYQADEGEILLDDAVQHFAGPGDAMKAGIGMVHQHFMLVPVFTVAENVMLGHEQTKGLGRLDLPAARAKVREISQRFGFDVDPDAVVEQLPVGVQQRVEIIKALSRDAKVLVFDEPTAVLTPQETDELMGIMRQLKAQGTGIVFITHKLREVREVADRITVIRLGKVVGEASPTASNSELASLMVGRAVELTVQKDPAKPADAALVVNGLTVLDAFGQKVVNDVSFEVRQGEILAVAGVQGNGQTELTEALLGLQPRVEGSITLDGTELVGKGVRQVLDAGVGFVPEDRNEDGLVGEFTIAENLMLDRSSGAPFVRGANLQTKVLNAFAEEKVREFDVRAQSIQTAVGRLSGGNQQKVVLARELSRELRLLVAAQPTRGLDVGSIEFVHKRIVATRDDGVPVVVVSTELDEVVALADRIAVMYRGGIVGIVPGDTPREVLGLMMAGESPEVAGEAA
- a CDS encoding glycosyltransferase family 4 protein, which translates into the protein MRVAVVSESFLPTVNGVTTSVCRVLDQLAAAGHEAMVISPAAPKVPSHYAGFPVHTVPAMAYRQFPVGLPNPQVARMLADFRPDVVHAASPFLLGAQAIAAANRLGVASVAVYQTDVAGYARRNRMGLAQGAAWRLIKWVHDGATLTLAPSTSSLADLEAAGVERLARWGRGVDLERYHPNNRVSPLARRYRDFLSPNGEVVVGYVGRIAPEKQVERLRCLRGIPGMRLAIVGDGPAMPSVQRSLRPLSVTYLGRLSGDELAAAYSALDVFVHTGEEETFGQTVQEAHASGLPVVAPAAGGPLDLVEYGADGYLFRDDYELRNQVRALVGDGSLRLRMGEAGRRAVLDRSWAAICEELFAHYEASIAEVRAAHRARVSA
- a CDS encoding ABC transporter permease yields the protein MSETTPPTAPEPEQQASAAPAAPQPPAPSPVTSRGQQALRDIMGGSLVISVLAVFLALVVGAVLIAVTDPTVQQTAGYFFARPSDMLQAVWNAVGGAYRSLFEGAIYNTGRPDFAGGIQPLTNTLSAATPLIFGGLGIALAFRIGLFNIGGQGQILIGGAFAGWVAWSFPMPFPLALIVAILAGIVGGAFWAGIVGWLKAQTGAHEVIVTIMLNYVAFYLISFLLRTPGALQAAGTNNPKSPAIPEAAQLPGLFGIRYTVTWAFVLAIAAAFAYWWLMNRSNLGFRFRAVGENPSAARTAGIGVERMYIYGMAIAGGFVGLAGVNQVLATTPGGFSSGFDAGLGFDAITVALLGRSKPLGVFIAGLLFGALKSGGYVMQAANGIPIDIVLIVQSLIVLFIAAPPLVRAIFGLPKPGTASRRPRRAAKSVAKEA
- a CDS encoding BMP family lipoprotein, giving the protein MKITARKVIVSAIAVAGGVALLAGCAQAPSTSSGGSTTAKKSDFLPCMISDSGGFDDHSFNELGYNGLQDASKALGVKPKTAESKTDADYAPNISSMVSQNCNLIITVGFNLADATKAAAAQNPDTNFAIIDDNSITADNVQPIIFDTAQAAFLGGYAAASFSKSGVVGTFGGMQIPTVTIFMDGFADGVAYFNKQKNKDVKVVGWNVDSQKGSFTGGFDANDTAQNTAQGIIDQGADVIMPVGGPIYQSAATAIKNSGKSIALIGVDADVYNTDPSVRSILLTSVMKGIQPSVENVVKSAAAGKFSNTPYVGTLKNDGVGLAPFHDFESKVDPGLQGEIDKIKAGIIDGSITVNSPASPKS